The following proteins come from a genomic window of Deltaproteobacteria bacterium:
- a CDS encoding capsular biosynthesis protein, with product MIDLHAHILPDMDDGPDDWDEALAMCRAAMDDGITRLAATVHTNDGVYDNDARKIAARVGELEGRMKAAGGFDGIEIMIGAEAGISPDLADRVRDGSIPTINGKNHLLVELPFNSMPLRLEETLFALRANGILPILAHPERNRVVQDSPAALERIVRAGALVQVTASSLEGTFGKGAARCAERLLRAGLVHNIATDAHSTGGRPPVLSGAFRRAKRLIGERGARMLVEEIPAMIADGVETDPLRLKIPVKRWFFF from the coding sequence GTGATAGACCTCCACGCCCACATCCTCCCCGACATGGACGACGGTCCCGACGACTGGGACGAGGCGCTCGCCATGTGCCGTGCCGCCATGGACGACGGCATAACGAGACTGGCGGCCACGGTCCACACAAACGACGGCGTCTACGACAACGACGCACGAAAGATAGCCGCGCGGGTCGGCGAGCTCGAGGGGCGCATGAAGGCCGCGGGCGGCTTCGACGGCATCGAGATCATGATCGGCGCCGAGGCGGGCATAAGCCCCGACCTGGCCGACAGGGTCAGAGACGGCTCCATACCGACCATAAACGGCAAGAACCACCTGCTCGTGGAGCTGCCCTTCAACTCCATGCCCCTGCGGCTGGAGGAGACCCTCTTCGCACTGCGGGCAAACGGCATACTCCCCATCCTCGCCCACCCCGAACGCAACAGGGTCGTACAGGACTCCCCCGCCGCGCTCGAGCGGATTGTCAGGGCCGGCGCGCTCGTACAGGTGACGGCCTCGAGCCTCGAGGGGACCTTCGGCAAGGGAGCGGCCCGGTGCGCCGAAAGGCTCCTCAGGGCCGGACTCGTCCACAACATCGCCACCGACGCCCACTCCACGGGGGGGCGGCCGCCGGTGCTCTCCGGAGCTTTCAGGAGGGCGAAGAGACTGATAGGCGAGCGCGGGGCCCGAATGCTCGTCGAGGAGATACCGGCCATGATAGCGGACGGGGTGGAGACAGACCCCCTCCGGCTCAAGATACCGGTGAAACGATGGTTCTTCTTCTAA
- a CDS encoding radical SAM protein has protein sequence MKRATVVKGLNKLRRIIERPESRRVKRVNLAVTYMCDSRCLTCNIWKRYRREPGLASRELTVGEYERLFESSCLRSVDEVLITGGEPFLRRDLPSLYGRLAARLPAAAFVVSTNGLRRERIIAHLGEMMTGAGAESPPAVVFSLDGLGPAHDRVRGVAGGFERTVGTMKEVARRFKDIRLAVSFTITRDNYRELRSVHALASELGAGFTMRFFAESPGYYANEGTAAAWSEAELDEVDEAVREVTERMASQRNALVRLLNPDIYFFRRLVDYQRNPRRLHRCFSGTHSFFLDPAGHVYPCIFLDRPMGNIRERPFDELWLDRAAVQTRRFIESGQCHCWSECEVLPSLQRRLFGRGGALND, from the coding sequence GTGAAGAGAGCGACTGTTGTAAAGGGGCTGAACAAGCTGAGACGCATCATAGAGAGGCCGGAGTCCCGGCGCGTAAAGCGCGTCAACCTGGCGGTCACCTACATGTGCGATTCGCGCTGCCTCACCTGCAACATCTGGAAGCGCTACCGCCGGGAGCCCGGCCTTGCAAGCCGGGAGCTCACCGTGGGGGAGTACGAAAGGCTCTTCGAGTCGTCGTGCCTTCGCTCGGTGGACGAGGTGCTCATAACGGGCGGCGAGCCCTTCCTGAGAAGAGACCTGCCCTCGCTCTACGGCCGCCTCGCCGCACGGCTCCCTGCGGCGGCGTTCGTCGTCTCCACCAACGGGCTGCGCAGGGAACGGATAATCGCACACCTCGGCGAGATGATGACCGGGGCGGGGGCTGAAAGTCCGCCGGCCGTCGTATTCTCGCTCGACGGCCTGGGCCCCGCCCACGACCGGGTGCGGGGCGTTGCGGGAGGCTTCGAGCGGACCGTGGGGACCATGAAGGAGGTGGCGCGCCGCTTCAAGGATATCCGCCTCGCCGTGAGCTTCACCATAACCCGCGACAACTACAGGGAGCTTCGCTCCGTCCACGCCCTGGCCTCGGAACTCGGCGCCGGCTTCACCATGAGGTTCTTCGCCGAGAGCCCGGGATACTACGCCAACGAGGGGACGGCCGCCGCATGGAGCGAGGCGGAGCTTGACGAGGTCGACGAGGCCGTAAGGGAGGTTACGGAGCGCATGGCGTCGCAGAGAAACGCCCTGGTACGGCTCCTCAATCCCGACATCTACTTCTTCCGCCGTCTCGTCGACTACCAGCGCAACCCGCGCCGGCTGCACCGCTGCTTCTCGGGCACGCACTCCTTCTTCCTCGACCCGGCGGGCCACGTCTACCCCTGCATCTTTCTGGACAGGCCGATGGGCAACATACGCGAAAGACCCTTCGACGAGCTGTGGCTCGACAGAGCGGCCGTACAGACGAGAAGATTCATAGAAAGCGGGCAGTGCCACTGCTGGAGCGAGTGCGAAGTGCTTCCATCGCTGCAAAGAAGGCTTTTCGGCCGCGGCGGCGCTCTCAACGACTGA